CGTGCCGCTGGCCGACCTCGAGCAGCTGGCGAGCTCCCTCACCGACGCGCCCCAGCAGCCGGCGCCGTAGCGCCGCTCAGTCGGCCTCGACGGCGGCGTCGAGGCGCTTGCGGGCACCGTCGAGCCACTCCTGGCAGATGCCAGCCAGCTTCTCCCCGCGCTCCCAGAGGGCCAGGCTCTCCTCCAACGTGGTGCCCCCGGCCTCCAGCGAGCGGACCACCTCGATCAGCTCGGCGCGGGCGGCTTCGTAGCCGGGCTTCTGCTTGTCGCCGTCGCTCATTGCTGCTCCTTCGATGGGACGGGGTCGGGCTCGACGCCGGTCGTGCTGGCCAGGATCCGCCCGTCGGCCACCCTGATCCGCAGGGCGGCCCCGGCCCCGACGCCCTGGGTCGAGGTCAGCACCGCGCCGTCGGCACCCTGCACCACGGCGTACCCCCGCTGGAGTGTGGCCAGCGGCGACAGCGACCGCGCGCGAGCCCGCTGGTGGGCGATGTCGTCGCCGGCGCGGTCGAGAGCGTGGCCCAGCACGCGCCGGCCGCGCTCGCGCAGGTCGTGCACCTCGGTGGCGCGGGCGTCCACGAGACTGCGCGGGTCGGCCAGCACCGGGCGCGCGCGCAGGTCGGAGAGGGTCTGGCGCTCGCGGTCGATGATCTGGCCGAGCAGGGCCCGCACCCGGTCACGCGCCCACGCCACCCCGCGCAGCTCCTCGGCCACGTCGGGGACCAGGTGCTTGGCGGCGTCGGTGGGCGTCGAGGCGCGGAGATCGGCGACCAGGTCGAGCAGCGGGGTGTCGGGCTCGTGCCCGATCGCGGAGACCACCGGGGTGCGGGCGGCGTGCACCGCTCGGATCAGGGCCTCGTCGCTGAACGGGAGGAGGTCCTCGACCGAGCCGCCGCCGCGGGCGATCACGATCACGTCGACCCGCAGGTCGCGGTCGAGCCGGGCCAGGGCCTCCATCACCTCGGTGGCCGCCCGCTGGCCCTGCATCGCGGCGTACGCCGTCTCGAAGGCGACGCCGGGCCAGCGCCGGCGCGACGTCTCCACGACGTCGCGCTCCGCGGCGGAGCCGGGTGCGGTGATCAACCCGACCCGCTCGGGCAGGAACGGCAGGGGGCGTTTGAGCTCGGGGGCGAACAGCCCCTCGGCGGCGAGGAGCTGGCGGCGTCGCTCGAGCCGGGCCAGCAGCTCACCGAGCCCGACCATCCGGATCTCGCGGGCGACCAGCGAGAGGGAGCCACGGGTGGGGTAGTAGTCGGGCTTGGCGTGGAGGACCACGCTGGCGCCCTCGACCAGGGGCGGGTTGAGGCTGTCGAACAGCGTGCGCGGGCACGTGACCGGCACCGAGATGTCGGCCGCGGAGTCGCGCAACGTCATGAAGACCGTGCCGACTCCCGGCCGTCGGCTGATCTGCGCCATCTGGCCCTCGACCCAGACCGCGCCGAGGCGGTCGATCCAGCCCGAGATCGCCAGCGCGATCTGGCGCACCGGGGCCGGCGACTCGGGGGAGGTGTCGAGGGCCATGGCGAGCAGGCTAGGCCACGGCACCCCCCGTAGACTCGACAGCATGAGTGTGGACCTGGGCATGCCCGACACGTCGGGCCGGGGCGTACGCCTCGCGGCCCCGCGCGGCTACTGCGCCGGCGTCGACCGCGCCGTGATCACCGTGGAGAAGGCGCTGGACCTGTACGGCGCGCCGGTCTACGTCCGCAAGCAGATCGTCCACAACAAGCACGTCGTCTCCGACCTCGAGTCGCGTGGCGCGGTGTTCGTCGAGGAGCTCGACGAGGTGCCGTCGGGTGCCACCGTGGTGTTCTCCGCCCACGGGGTCTCACCGACCGTTCACGCCGAGGCCAAGGAGCGTGGGCTCAAGACCATCGACGCGACCTGCCCCCTGGTCACCAAGGTGCACCACGAGGCGAAGCGCTTCGCCGGCGACGACTACGACATCCTGCTGATCGGCCACGAAGGGCACGAGGAGGTCGAGGGCACCGCCGGTGAGGCGCCCGAGCACATCCAGCTCGTGCAGAGCCCCGCGGACGTGGAGTCGATCGTGGTGCGCGACCCGGGCAAGGTGGCCTGGCTGTCGCAGACCACGCTGTCGGTCGACGAGACGATGGCGACCGTCGACGCGATCCGGGCCCGGTTCCCCCAGCTGCTCGACCCGCCCAGCGACGACATCTGCTACGCCACCCAGAACCGACAGCTCGCGGTCAAGGAGATCGCCCACGACGCCGACCTCGTGATCGTGGTCGGCTCGGCCAACTCCTCCAACTCGGTCCGGCTCGCCGAGGTGGCGCTCGAGGCCGGCGCCCGGGCCGCCCACCGCGTCGACGACGCCTCCGAGATCGACGAGGCCTGGCTGGACGGGGTCGACAAGGTCAGCGTGACCTCGGGTGCGAGCGTGCCCGAGGCCCTGGTCGACGGGGTGCTGGGCTATCTCGCCGAGCGCGGCTACCCCGACGCCGAGGCCGTGCACAGCGCCGAGGAGTCCTTGATCTTCGCGCTGCCTCCCGAGCTGCGTCGCGACCTGCGCGCTGCGGCGAAGGGCTGACGGGCCGTCGTACAGCGGGCCACCGTTGCTCGCCGCCTCCGGCCGCGGTCTCCTGCGGTTGCGGTTGCTCGCCGCCTGCGGCGGCGGTCTCGCTGCGCCGTCACGGCCTCGCCAGCTCGGCCGTGGGCTCGCTCGACTCTCGCGCGCTCAGGCTGACTCCGCCTCCGGCGGAGTCAGCTGCGCGCTCGGGCCAGACGACGTACCGGTAGAGCAGGAAGTTCGCCACCACGCTGCCGCCGAGCGCGACGACCTTGGCGACCATGAGCGGCACCGCTGCGAGGTCGTGCGTCGCGTGGATCAGCACCGGCTGGAGCACCCACATCGTGGCGCCGTTGGCGGCCACGAAGAGCACGGCCTGGCGCACGGTCACGCGGGAGGAGCCGAACGTGTGGCGCCCGTTGAGCAGGAAGCTGAAGGTCATCCCGGCCGACGTCGAGACGAAGTTGGCGAGCACGATCCCCAGGGGTGCGTTCAGCACCCAGAACAGCAGGACGTCGATCCCGGTGTTGGCCAGCCCGACCAGGGCGAACCTGCGGAACGTGCGCGAGAGCACGACCGTCAGCACCCGGCGCCGGAGCCCGGGCTCGCCGACGGGCGTCACGCCCGTCGAGGTCTTGTCCGCCATGGGTTCACGGTACGGCGGCGCCGCCGTGCGCACGCGCGGTTCGACGTAATCGGGCAGGGGAGGGGAGGAGGGCTCGGGGTCGGCGTTCGGGTCCATGTCCCGTTGGTATCCATCCTGCCTGCGCTGCGACCCCGGACGACCTGTGAATGCGCTGGGAAGCCCCGCTCCTAGACTCGATGCGTGGCCCGCTACGTCGACGTGCACCCGGACAACCCCCAGCCGCGAGTGATCGCCCAGGTGGCCGCTGCGGTGCGCGACGACGCGCTGATCGCCTACCCCACCGACTCCGGCTACGCCCTGGGCACCCGGATGGGCAACCGCGACGGACGCGAGCGGATCCTGACGATCCGGGGGCTCGACGACAAGCACCACTTCACGTTGATGTGCTCGGACTTCGCCCAGCTCGGCCAGTTCGCCCAGATCTCCAACAGCGTCTTCCGTGCGATCCGCGCCGCCACGCCCGGTCCGTACACGTTCATCCTGCCGGCCACCGCCGAGGTGCCCCGTCGGCTGCTGCACCCGAAGAAACGCACGGTCGGGGTCCGGATCCCCGACCACGCCGTGTGCCAGGCGCTGCTCTCCGAGCTCGGGGAGCCGATGGTGAGCAGCTCGCTGATCCTGCCCGGCGAGACCGAGCCGCGTGCCCTGGGCTGGGAGATCAAGGAAGAGCTCGACCACGTGGTCGACCTGGTGATCGAGGCGGGGGAGACCCTGGCCGAGCCGACCACCGTCGTGGACTGGTCGGAGGGCTTCCCGGACATCGTGCGGCTCGGCGCCGGCGACGTGGAGCGCTTCGAGGAGTAGCCGAACCGGTCAGTGGTGGCGCAGGCGCTGCCGCGCGAGCAGCATGCCCAGGCACACGGCGTACCCCGCGAAGAGCGCCATGCTGTGGTGCGCCAGACCGGTGATCACGGCCTGGACGACGCCGTCCTGCGGGCGCGCGATCACCTTCGGGCCGTTGAACGCCACGATCACCATCGTGCCGAACATCAGCAACGGCGGCAGCACGCCGACGGTGAAGAAGTCGCGCGGGCGCACCAGCACTGCCGCGGCCAGGCAGATCATCACGAAGCAGAGGTCGAAGAACAGCCGCAGGTGGCCCACCATCGTGATCTCGATCGTGGCCGCGGTGAGCACGAGCGCGCTGCACAGGGCCACCACCTCGCTACCGCTGGTGTCGCCGTGCCAGAAGTAGGACGGGGCCTGACGTCGTGGCCCTGCGTGCAGGGGAGGGTGACCGACGCGCGCTCTCGCTTCGCTCACGGTGCTCCCTGGTGAGCTCGCAGTTCGCGCGCCGCGTGCGGGCGCGTGAGCAGGTGCGGACCGACGCGCGCTCTCGCTTCGCTCACGGGCCCACCGTATGCTCCGCGACCTCCTCCCCCCCAGCGGCGCGCCGGGGGAGCGGGTGGACCGATCCGAGGGCCCGGGAGGCGCTCTCGACCTGCTGCGGGGAGGTCAGTGCGTCGTCGGTCACGTCGAGCTCCTCGAAGCGGCGGGCCGAGACCAGCACCCGCGACTCCCACGACCCGACGGTCTGGTTGTAGGCGCCGACCGCGGAGTCGAGGGACCGCCCGAGCCGGCCGAGGTGACCGCTCATCGTCTGGAGCCGGTCATGCAGGTCGCGGCCGACGCGGTGGATCTCCCGGGCCTGCTCGGCGACCGCCTCGTGCCGCCACCCGTGGGCGACGGTGCGGAGCAGCGCGATCAGCGTGGTCGGGCTGGCCAGCACGACGCCTCGCTCGGCGGCGTACTCGATCAGGGTCGGGTCGGCGTCCAGCCCCGCGGCGAGGAAGGCCTCGGCCGGCAGGAACAGCACCACGAACTCCGGCGTCTCGGGAAGGGAGCGCCAGTAGCGCTTGGCGCCGAGCAGGTCGATGTGGGCGCGCAGCTGCCGGGCGTGCCGGGCCAGGTGGCCGTCGCGCTGGTCGGGCTCGTCGGTGGAGGTGGCGTCGAGGAAGGCGTCGAGCGGGACCTTCGCGTCCACGACGACGCACCGCCCACCGGCGAGGGTGACCACGAGGTCGGGACGCAGCGCACCGTCGGCCAGCTGGACCTGCTCGAGGAAGTCGCACCGGTCGACCAGCCCCGCCACCTCGACGGCCCGGCGCAGGTGCAGCTCGCCCCAACGCCCGCGCACCTGCGGCCGGCGCAGGGCCGTCGACAGGGTCTGCGTCTCGCGGCGCAGTGTGTCGGTCGTGTGCCGCATGTCGAGCACCTGCTGGTGCAGCTGCCCCTGCCAGGTGGCCCGCGCGTGCTCGAGGTCGGCCAGCTGGTCACCGAGCCGGTCGAGACCCTGCATCACCTCGGCCTGGTCGACCATCCCCTGCCCCAGCTCGCCGAGGTACGACGGGCGGGAGCGCGCCCACAGGACGCCCACGAGCGCCCCGAGGGCGAGGCCGACCAGGAGCATCAGCAGCGCAGTCATGAGGTCCATGTGACTGATGGTGCACGAGGCCACCGACATCGTCGCGCGATGTCAACCGGAGTGCCCTCTCCGAGCGACCAGACAGTGTGCCCGGACGCCCGGTCCGGGCCGGGACGGCCTGGAGGTCTCGATGAAGACATGGCACTGCAACCCGCTCCGAGCGAGCGCACGTACGCTGGCCCTAGGGCTCGTCGTCGTACCGGCCGTGGCGTCGGCGGCGCTGCTCGCCGGGCCGGGTGCCGCCGCGACAGTCGGCGCCACCCTCACCCCGCCGCCGCCCGACTGGTACACCTGTCGCGGCACCGGCAGTGGCACGGTCTGCCACGGCTCGATGTCCTTCCAGCACCTCGCCGGCGTCGACGGCAGCTGCCCGCAGGGCTTCGACATCCTCGAGAACGGTCACGACAACGAGACCGGCGCGCGCTACTACGACCGGGACGGCAACCTGGTCCGGCGCGTGCTGCACGACAACTACCCGGTCGGCGATCCGTTGAACGTGCTCTACAACTCGGTGACCGGTACGTCGATCGCCTACCGCACCGATCTCACCGAGTCCGACAGCTTCGCCGTGCCCGGCGACTTCGGCAGCATCACCTCGCGGTTCACCGGCAACCTCTATTCGGTGACGACCCCGGGCGGCGGAGCTCTCGTGCACGACTCGGGGATGCTGACGTTCTCCTCGGAGGGTGACGTGCTGGTCGACCACGGCCCGAAGATGCTCTTCGACGGTGACACCGCCGCCCTCTGCGCGGCGCTGGCCGACGGGACCTGAGGGACGCGCGGCACGGTGCCCCGAACCGGCTGTGGTTCCGCGTTACCTTGCCCCCATGAGGCACGGACTGCGTACGACGGCGCTCGCGGTGGGCGCGTGCGCCCTGCTGTCGGGGTGCTTCGGCTCCAGCTCGCCGGAGCCGACCGCACAGCACTCCCGCACCCACGCGTCCCACAGCACGTCCCCCTCGACCGAGGCCACGAGCCCGGCGACCACGCCCGCGACCTCCGAGCCGACCAGCGCACCGACCACGGGCTCGACGCCGACGCTCGCCTTCTTCCCGAGGTCCAACGGCCCGCACTCGCACAACTGCTTCAACGTCACCGGCAGCACGCCGGTGGACTTCTACTACTACCCGGTCGTGGTCACGCCGTCGACCGCGGTCACGCTCTCGAAGGCGGCGGTCACCTACGCCGACGGCGTGCAGGTGGTTGGGGCCTGGGTGGCGCCGGCCGCCCCGGTGCGAGGCACCGGGATCGTCGTCGGGGCCACGGACTGGTCGACGGTCACCCAGGGCACCAGCATCCAGTGGAGCCAACGAGTGTCCGCCGCCGGAGCGGGCCTGGTCGCCGGTACGTCGTACAACGTCTTCCTGCACCTGCGGGTCTACCCCGACGCGCTGCCCTTGGCGACCCGCGGTGTGGTGCTCACGCTCACCGACGCCGGCGGGACCCACGACGTCACCTGGGTCGACCACCTGTCGTTCAAGACGGCCTGCTGACCGCGCTCAGTCGGAGAGATCCACGACGACGGGCGCATGGTCGGACGCGCCCTGGCCGGCCCGCTCCTCGCGGTCGATGAAGGCCCCGGTGACCCGCCCGGCCAGGGACGGGGTGGCGAGCACGAAGTCGATCTTCAGGCCGCGGTCCCGCTCGAAGCGCTGGCGGTAGTAGTCCCAGTAGGTGTAGCCCGGCGCGTGGGCACGCGTCACCTCGGCGTACCCGTCGTCGAGGAACGCCTGGAACGCCGCTCGCTCCGGCGGGGTGACGTGGGTGGAGTTCTTGAACTGGGTGACGTCGAAGACGTCGGCGTCGGTCGGGCAGATGTTCCAGTCGCCGACCAGGGCGGTCTGGTCGCCCAGCCACGAGCCGGCGGCGTCGCGCAGCCGGCTCAGCCAGTCCAGCTTGTAGACGTAGTGCGGGTCGTCGGGCTTGCGGCCGTTGGGCACGTAGAGCGACCAGATCCGTACGCCGCCACAGGTCGCCGCGATCGCCCGGGCCTCGGCCTCGAGCGGGTCGCCGTACCCCGGCATGCCCTCGAAGCCGACCTGGACGTCCTCGAGGCCGACCCGGCTGATCAGGGCGACGCCGTTCCACTGGCTGGTGCCCGCGGCCGCGACGTCGTACCCCGCGGCCTGGAGCCCCATCAGGGGCAGCTGCTCCTCGCGGGCCTTGGTCTCCTGGCAGGCCAGCACGTCGATGTCGTGTCGCAGGAGGAAGGCCTCGACCCGGTCGATCCGCGAGCGCAGGGAGTTGACGTTCCAGGTGGCGATCCGCACCCGACCACCCTAGGGGGGTCGCGTGGCAGGGTGGAGGCGTGTGCAGGCTGTTCGGCATGTCCGGTGGACGACGCCCGGTCCGGGCGACGTTCTGGCTGCTGGACGCCCCCGACAGCCTCGACGTGCAGTCGCGGGCCAACCCCGACGGCACCGGGCTGGGGATCTTCGACGCCGACGGCCGACCGCAGCTGCTGCGCCAGCCCCTCGCGGCGGACGACGACCTCGACTTCGCCCGCGAGGCGCGCGAGCTCGAGTCGACCACGTGGGTCGGTCACGTGCGGCATGCCAGCCAGGGTGCGGTGGCCCTGCGCAACACCCACCCGTTCGCCATGGACGGCCGGATCCTGGCCCACAACGGCGGCTTCGGCGACCTCCCGCTGCTGGAGGAGCACCTGGGCGACGACCTGTCCCTGGTGGAGGGCGACACCGACTCCGAGCGGTTCTTCGCCCTGGTCACCCGCGAGGTCCGTCGCACCGGCGACGTCGCCGACGGGCTGGTCCGTGCCGTCGACTGGGTCGCCGACCATCTCCCGGTGCTGGCCCTCAACGTCGTGCTCACCACGCCGTACGACCTGTGGGCCCTGCGCTACCCGGAGACGCACGCGCTCCACCTCCTCCAGAGCGACGCCGGATCGGTGGCGCGCGAGAGCCGGGCCGGCACCCGGGTCACCGCCGACCACGCGCCGCCGCACGTCGTGGTCGCCAGCGAGCGTCTGGACGACGACCCGGGCTGGGACGAGGTGGCACCCGGCGAGCTGGTCCACGTCGGCCCGGAGCTGACCGTGGAGCGCACCGTCGTACGGGACCGCGCACCGCTACGCCGGATGTCGCTCTGACCGGTGGACCCCTGCCGTTGGTGCTAAAACCACCGTCCCATGGCAACTCCGACCGCGTTCGCGACACCGTAGGGGCATCGGAGAACGACCCCTTTCCAAGGAGCACACCATGAAGCGCCTCACGTACCTCGCTGCCGCCGGAGCCCTCGTGGCCACCTCGGGCCTGGGTGCCTGGGCGGCCAACGCCGCCACCGACGACAGCCCGGCCGCACATGTCCGCACCACCGCCCGGCACGGGGCCGACGACCCGGCCGGCCACCACCGGCGCCACGGCGCCGACGACCCGACCACGCACCACCGCCACGCCTCGACCGGTGCGCACAGCGGCTCGACGAGCACCGAGCCCGGTGACGACAACGGCGGCAACGGCGAGCCCGAGCCGGGGGACGACAACGGCGGTCTGAGCAATGCGCCGGAGCCTGGTGACGACAACGGCGGCGTGACCGATGCCCCGGAGCCCGGCGACGACAACGGCGGCAACGGCGAGCCCGAGCCCGGCGACGACAACGGCGGGGTGACCGACTCGCCGGAGCCCGGTGACGACAACGGCGGGCAGAGCGAGCCCGGCGACGACAACGGCGGTGACACTTCCGGTGGCCACGACGGCAGCGACGACGGTGGCCACCACGGCGGCGGCGACGACCACGGCAGCGACGGCTGACCCGGCACCTGCCTCCACCCCCCGCACCCCGCCGGCGCCCGGCTCTCCTCGAGAGCCGGGCGCCGTCGTCGTACGACGACCGACCGCTCGTGGTGCCGGTCGACATCGAACGGGTGCCCGGACCCGGACGGTCGGGTTGCTCGCGGCTGGGTGGGGACTGGTTGGATGCCCGGCATGAGGCGCACCGTGGTCGTCATGCTCGTGGTCGCGATCGGGCTGGACGTGGCCTACTGGTCGATCTGGTTCACCCAGCGCGACTGGCTGGCCAGTGAGCACACGCAGGCCTACTACGACTTCGAGAACGCCTTCCCGCTGGCCGACCTGTGGCTCGGCCTGGCCTGCATGCTCGCCCTGGTCACGTTGGTACGACGACACCCGAGCGCGCTGCTCTGGCTGATCGCCACCGGCGCCGCCGGGCTCTACCTCGGCAGCCTCGACCTGCTCTACGACCTGGAGCACGGGATCTTCGCCAAGGGCGGCGGGGGAGCGTTCGAGGCGGTGATCGTGGCGATCACGTGGGCGTTCTCACTGACCGTGCTGCGGTTCGCCTGGACCCGGCGCGGCGAGCTGCTCGGAGCCGGTCAGGGAGCGACGGGCCGGTAACCGGAGCAGACGATCCGCAGGAAGTCGATGGTCTCGATCCCGCCGCGGTAGTAGGCCTGCTGCTCGATCAGGTGCGGCCCGTCGGCGGTGGTGGTGAGGAAGCGGTAGCCCACCCGGCGGGTGTCGCCCACCACGTCGGTGGTCACCTCCTCGACCCGGTCGATGGAGACGCCCTCGCCGAACCACGTGCCCAGGACGACGTCGCGCACCTCACCCGGCGTCGTACCCTCGAAGACCCGGCGAGGCGTCAGGCCCCGGAAGTCGACGTCGGGGGCGAGCAGGGCCTGGAGGCCGGCCGAGTCCCGCGCAGCGATCGCGGCCACCCACCGCTCGCCCGGTGTCGTCATGGGGCGAGTCTGCACCCGCAGGGTGAAAGCCGTCGAGGAATCGGGGCGCGGCCCGTGCCGCCCCTAAACTCGTCGAACGTGGCTCTCACCATCGGCATCGTCGGTCTCCCCAACGCGGGCAAGTCGACTCTCTTCAACGCGCTGACCAAGAACGACGTGCTCGCCGCGAACTACCCGTTCGCCACGATCGAGCCGAACGTCGGCGTCGTCGGCGTCCCCGACGAGCGGCTCCAGCCGCTGGCCGAGCTCTTCGGATCGGCCCGGATCCTGCCCGCGACCGTCGAGTTCGTGGACATCGCCGGCATCGTCCGTGGGGCGTCGGAGGGTGAGGGGCTGGGCAACAAGTTCCTCTCCCACATCCGCGAGTCGGCGGCGATCTGCCAGGTCACCCGGGTCTTCCGCGACGAGGACGTCACCCACGTCGACGGCGAGGTGAACCCGGAGTCCGACCTCGGCACGATCCAGACCGAGCTGATCCTGGCCGACCTCCAGACCGTCGAGAAGGCGATCCCGCGGCTGGAGAAGGAGGCGCGCGGCAACAAGTCGCTGACCGCCAACCTCGACGCCGCTCGGGAGGCACTGGCCGCCCTCGAGGCCGGCACGCCGGTGATCAACACGACCATCGACCGGGCCCTGATCCGCGAGCTCAGCCTGCTGACGGCCAAGCCGTTCATCTACGTCTTCAACTGCGATGCCGACGAGCTCGGCGACGACGAGCTCAAACAGAGGATGCAGGCGCTCGTCGCACCCTCCGAGGCGATCTTCCTCGACGCCAAGTTCGAGTCCGAGCTGGTCGAGCTCGACGACGACGCCGAGGCCCACGAGATGCTGCACGAGATGGGCATCGAGGAGTCCGGCCTCGACCAGCTCGCCCGGGTCGGCTTCGACACCCTCGGTCTCCAGACCTATCTCACCGCCGGCCCCAAGGAGACGCGGGCCTGGACGATCACCAAGGGCGCCACCGCCCCCGAGGCGGCCGGCGTCATCCACACCGACTTCCAGCGCGGCTTCATCAAGGCCGAGATCGTCTCGTACGACGACCTGGTCGCCGCGGGCTCGATGCAGAAGGTCAAGGAGGCCGGTCGCGTCCGCATGGAGGGCAAGGACTACGTGATGG
This genomic window from Nocardioides cynanchi contains:
- a CDS encoding class II glutamine amidotransferase translates to MCRLFGMSGGRRPVRATFWLLDAPDSLDVQSRANPDGTGLGIFDADGRPQLLRQPLAADDDLDFAREARELESTTWVGHVRHASQGAVALRNTHPFAMDGRILAHNGGFGDLPLLEEHLGDDLSLVEGDTDSERFFALVTREVRRTGDVADGLVRAVDWVADHLPVLALNVVLTTPYDLWALRYPETHALHLLQSDAGSVARESRAGTRVTADHAPPHVVVASERLDDDPGWDEVAPGELVHVGPELTVERTVVRDRAPLRRMSL
- a CDS encoding exodeoxyribonuclease VII small subunit, with the translated sequence MSDGDKQKPGYEAARAELIEVVRSLEAGGTTLEESLALWERGEKLAGICQEWLDGARKRLDAAVEAD
- a CDS encoding DUF6542 domain-containing protein, giving the protein MSEARARVGHPPLHAGPRRQAPSYFWHGDTSGSEVVALCSALVLTAATIEITMVGHLRLFFDLCFVMICLAAAVLVRPRDFFTVGVLPPLLMFGTMVIVAFNGPKVIARPQDGVVQAVITGLAHHSMALFAGYAVCLGMLLARQRLRHH
- the xseA gene encoding exodeoxyribonuclease VII large subunit; the protein is MALDTSPESPAPVRQIALAISGWIDRLGAVWVEGQMAQISRRPGVGTVFMTLRDSAADISVPVTCPRTLFDSLNPPLVEGASVVLHAKPDYYPTRGSLSLVAREIRMVGLGELLARLERRRQLLAAEGLFAPELKRPLPFLPERVGLITAPGSAAERDVVETSRRRWPGVAFETAYAAMQGQRAATEVMEALARLDRDLRVDVIVIARGGGSVEDLLPFSDEALIRAVHAARTPVVSAIGHEPDTPLLDLVADLRASTPTDAAKHLVPDVAEELRGVAWARDRVRALLGQIIDRERQTLSDLRARPVLADPRSLVDARATEVHDLRERGRRVLGHALDRAGDDIAHQRARARSLSPLATLQRGYAVVQGADGAVLTSTQGVGAGAALRIRVADGRILASTTGVEPDPVPSKEQQ
- a CDS encoding DNA recombination protein RmuC, with translation MDLMTALLMLLVGLALGALVGVLWARSRPSYLGELGQGMVDQAEVMQGLDRLGDQLADLEHARATWQGQLHQQVLDMRHTTDTLRRETQTLSTALRRPQVRGRWGELHLRRAVEVAGLVDRCDFLEQVQLADGALRPDLVVTLAGGRCVVVDAKVPLDAFLDATSTDEPDQRDGHLARHARQLRAHIDLLGAKRYWRSLPETPEFVVLFLPAEAFLAAGLDADPTLIEYAAERGVVLASPTTLIALLRTVAHGWRHEAVAEQAREIHRVGRDLHDRLQTMSGHLGRLGRSLDSAVGAYNQTVGSWESRVLVSARRFEELDVTDDALTSPQQVESASRALGSVHPLPRRAAGGEEVAEHTVGP
- a CDS encoding L-threonylcarbamoyladenylate synthase → MARYVDVHPDNPQPRVIAQVAAAVRDDALIAYPTDSGYALGTRMGNRDGRERILTIRGLDDKHHFTLMCSDFAQLGQFAQISNSVFRAIRAATPGPYTFILPATAEVPRRLLHPKKRTVGVRIPDHAVCQALLSELGEPMVSSSLILPGETEPRALGWEIKEELDHVVDLVIEAGETLAEPTTVVDWSEGFPDIVRLGAGDVERFEE
- a CDS encoding 4-hydroxy-3-methylbut-2-enyl diphosphate reductase — protein: MSVDLGMPDTSGRGVRLAAPRGYCAGVDRAVITVEKALDLYGAPVYVRKQIVHNKHVVSDLESRGAVFVEELDEVPSGATVVFSAHGVSPTVHAEAKERGLKTIDATCPLVTKVHHEAKRFAGDDYDILLIGHEGHEEVEGTAGEAPEHIQLVQSPADVESIVVRDPGKVAWLSQTTLSVDETMATVDAIRARFPQLLDPPSDDICYATQNRQLAVKEIAHDADLVIVVGSANSSNSVRLAEVALEAGARAAHRVDDASEIDEAWLDGVDKVSVTSGASVPEALVDGVLGYLAERGYPDAEAVHSAEESLIFALPPELRRDLRAAAKG
- the ychF gene encoding redox-regulated ATPase YchF, with protein sequence MALTIGIVGLPNAGKSTLFNALTKNDVLAANYPFATIEPNVGVVGVPDERLQPLAELFGSARILPATVEFVDIAGIVRGASEGEGLGNKFLSHIRESAAICQVTRVFRDEDVTHVDGEVNPESDLGTIQTELILADLQTVEKAIPRLEKEARGNKSLTANLDAAREALAALEAGTPVINTTIDRALIRELSLLTAKPFIYVFNCDADELGDDELKQRMQALVAPSEAIFLDAKFESELVELDDDAEAHEMLHEMGIEESGLDQLARVGFDTLGLQTYLTAGPKETRAWTITKGATAPEAAGVIHTDFQRGFIKAEIVSYDDLVAAGSMQKVKEAGRVRMEGKDYVMADGDVVEFRFNV
- a CDS encoding exodeoxyribonuclease III, with amino-acid sequence MRIATWNVNSLRSRIDRVEAFLLRHDIDVLACQETKAREEQLPLMGLQAAGYDVAAAGTSQWNGVALISRVGLEDVQVGFEGMPGYGDPLEAEARAIAATCGGVRIWSLYVPNGRKPDDPHYVYKLDWLSRLRDAAGSWLGDQTALVGDWNICPTDADVFDVTQFKNSTHVTPPERAAFQAFLDDGYAEVTRAHAPGYTYWDYYRQRFERDRGLKIDFVLATPSLAGRVTGAFIDREERAGQGASDHAPVVVDLSD
- a CDS encoding GtrA family protein, with product MADKTSTGVTPVGEPGLRRRVLTVVLSRTFRRFALVGLANTGIDVLLFWVLNAPLGIVLANFVSTSAGMTFSFLLNGRHTFGSSRVTVRQAVLFVAANGATMWVLQPVLIHATHDLAAVPLMVAKVVALGGSVVANFLLYRYVVWPERAADSAGGGVSLSARESSEPTAELARP